In Mercurialis annua linkage group LG6, ddMerAnnu1.2, whole genome shotgun sequence, the following are encoded in one genomic region:
- the LOC126688156 gene encoding zinc finger protein ZAT9-like: MALIVEQQPNNYKHFCKICKKGFGCGRALGGHMRAHGIGDEGIQLDDDDPASDWEGNNNVPPSNKRMYALRTNPNRLKSCRICENCGKEFLSWKAFLEHGKCSCEDADSLISSPESDGDDDTTRRGCSNWSKRKRSLRAKVGYNNYNSSCPSSEEEDLANCLMMLSNATVDPFVAEPEESCASASKDEEQRRINPMNFMGATPLAYRPAPIGDKAKSAVASKGMFECKACKKVFNSHQALGGHRASHKKVKGCFAARLDQGLDDQTLADHDDDVITHEEFFPTKSASTFQFEHGSLNPPLASTSKRKSKVHECSICHRVFSSGQALGGHKRCHWITSNSPDAASSLAKFHQFQESPKFITNSEALDLSLDLNLPAPADHIKIQRDLPANPPSYEVSTEIYLKTWVGVEAKDKDSNEHQQHQNEDDNKDNINISNNVNNCSGSMQNVEDEVDSTVKFAKLSELKDMNMNGSSSPWLQVGIGSTTDVGAES; encoded by the coding sequence ATGGCTTTAATTGTTGAGCAACAGCCTAATAACTATaaacatttttgtaaaatttgcaAGAAAGGCTTCGGTTGCGGTAGGGCTCTCGGGGGGCACATGCGCGCGCATGGAATTGGCGACGAAGGCATTCAATTAGACGACGATGATCCAGCTAGCGACTGGGAGGGAAATAATAACGTTCCTCCCAGTAATAAGAGAATGTACGCGTTGCGAACAAACCCTAACCGGTTAAAAAGCTGTCGTATATGTGAAAACTGCGGTAAAGAATTTTTGTCGTGGAAAGCTTTTCTTGAACATGGAAAATGCAGCTGCGAAGACGCTGACTCACTCATTTCATCGCCGGAATCCGACGGTGATGATGATACGACGAGGAGAGGCTGTAGTAATTGGTCGAAAAGGAAAAGATCACTTAGAGCTAAGGTTggttataataattataactcGAGCTGCCCTTCAAGCGAAGAAGAGGATCTTGCAAACTGTTTGATGATGTTATCTAATGCAACAGTTGATCCGTTCGTCGCTGAACCCGAAGAATCATGTGCTTCAGCTAGCAAAGACGAGGAACAACGAAGAATTAACCCAATGAATTTCATGGGTGCAACGCCTCTAGCTTATCGACCAGCGCCTATAGGCGACAAGGCGAAAAGCGCCGTCGCGAGTAAAGGAATGTTCGAATGTAAAGCGTGCAAGAAAGTTTTCAATTCTCACCAAGCTTTGGGAGGACATAGAGCGAGTCACAAGAAGGTTAAAGGGTGCTTCGCAGCTCGACTCGACCAGGGACTGGATGATCAAACCCTAGCTGATCATGATGATGATGTTATTACACATGAAGAGTTTTTCCCGACAAAATCAGCATCCACATTTCAGTTTGAACACGGCTCTTTAAATCCGCCGCTAGCTTCGACTTCAAAGAGGAAATCTAAAGTACACGAATGCTCAATTTGCCACCGTGTGTTTTCGTCCGGTCAAGCTTTAGGTGGACACAAAAGGTGCCATTGGATAACTTCAAATTCACCAGACGCAGCTTCTTCATTAGCTAAGTTTCATCAGTTTCAAGAATCACCAAAGTTTATAACCAATTCAGAAGCCCTCGACCTTTCGCTCGATCTCAACCTCCCTGCTCCGGCGGATCATATCAAAATCCAGCGTGATTTACCGGCGAACCCGCCGAGCTACGAAGTATCGACAGAGATTTATTTGAAAACTTGGGTTGGTGTTGAAGCAAAAGACAAAGACAGCAACGAACACCAACAACACCAAAATGAAGATGATAATAAAGACAACATTAACATTAGTAATAACGTTAATAACTGCAGCGGTTCAATGCAGAATGTGGAAGATGAAGTGGACAGTACGGTGAAATTTGCGAAGCTTAGTGAACTAAAGGATATGAACATGAATGGAAGTTCATCGCCATGGCTGCAGGTAGGAATTGGTTCAACAACAGATGTGGGTGCTGAATCATAG